CCTGATGATCTTTCTGGTTGACTAATTTCTAGTAAAAGAGTTCACATGTCATATGGACTTGATATTGGCTCTGCAGCATCTGAACTTTCAAAAAATGCAATGCCTTCTCTTTATTCTAGTAATACCATTACATTCCAGAACAATTTTCATCACAATTCAAATACGTACAATTGGCTCTGATTTGGCTACCACCTGTCCTTTCCTATCTAATTTCCTGCACAGTTGCTAGCAGCTGCACAATTTACAGAACACATTGTAAGCACAAATTACAGCACTGAATTCTTCAATCCAAGGTCCAACCACCTCATGCTTCCAGCCCGCATGACCACCTTCTGGACCCGGCTGCAGCAGTTGCGACGGCGACGAGCCAGACCAGCGTGCCGACGACGGGCTGCATCAGCGGACCAGCGCTGGAGGCGAACATTGCGGTCCTGATGCTCCTCCCCTGCCCCTGCCCGCCGCCGCCCCGTCGTGCTGGACCTGTGCGAACTCGAGGAGGCAGTGGAAGAGCAGCAGCTCGAGCGCGGCGTCCGCTCCGAGCAAGGCGGCGGAGCTCGCGTCGCTCGAGCGGACGCCGTGACGGCGAGGAGAGAGGCGGAGCACATCTGCGACGACGAAGACGGCGGCCGGAGGGAAAGAGACGAACGTCGCTGTTATTGGCGTGGTGGGCTGCGATGGGCCACTCGAATTGGCCTGCTATAGACTTTGGTGGGGCAGCCTCCGTTGGATCCTCAGCGGACGGTGATCCGTCTCCGACTGTACTCTGCAGTCGCTGAGGTCGAAGTTAGAGGGTCTCGTTCCCCGCCGCCTCCTCTACTCAGATCCCGCCGCCCTCGACATCAACAGCCAGTCAGCCGGATCTGCCCGAGGTATGTTTGCgggatcgtcctcctcctccacatctTTGATTTGAATCTTTGAGCTGAATTTCTCTAAAAAAAGTTAATCTTTTCCCCCATTTTGAATCGAGATGCAGGCCGGGGCATCTTGCAGCGGGGAGAGGAGAGATGATGAACTTACGGCGTCGATTTGTGAACCTAGTTGCAGAGAACTGCATGAGCAGCGTGTGTTCGCTGCACCGCCTGGACGTCTCGCAGCGTCTCTTCTACCCGTCGACGGCGGAAGCAGAAGCGGCCAAACCAACGATCTACAGGCTATCGCTTCCCCCGCCGACCTACAATTTCCAACCGGCGGTGGTCGGTAGGAACGTAGAGCAGCATCTTTTCGGTCTGGCGAACCCCCGCATCAGCGAGAGCAGGATCCTCTGGAGAAGCCAGGAGGGGAACACCTTCCTCTACGACGCCGACTCGCACACCGCCTGGTCGATGCCCAACGGCCTCCGCTACAAAGGTTACGGGCCCATCGTCATCTCCGCTCCCGTCCCCGTCGACGATGCTgatgccgacgccgacgccgacagtGCTCCTGGAGAACAAGAGGACCTCTTCGTCATGTGCTCCAACAGTGGCTACCCCAGCTTCCAGGTGCTCAGATTCGACCACTCCAAGCCAAAACCTTTCAACCCAAGAACTTTCACCGATGCCGATCCATCATGGGAATGGAACAGCCTTCCACCTCCGCCGGTGTCCGAGGGCTCCTCCATCTACACCCACGCGGTGCTAGACGGCGGCCGTGTCATCTGCGTGTCGGCCTCCCCTTTCGGCGGCACCTACCTATTCGACACGGTGGGGCGTGAGTGGATGCGGCAGGCCACCAGCGACTGGCATATGCCCTTCCTCGGTGCGCCCCAGTACGTCCCCGACCTCAAGCTGTGGCTGGGTGTCTCCTGGTCCGGCGACGAGGACGACAGCGACAGGCACCACCTGTGCGCGTCGTCGGACCTCGGTGGCGCCGTCGATGCTGCCACCAGGGGTGAATACAGACCGTCGGTGACAGTGACGCATCACTGGAAGGAA
Above is a genomic segment from Miscanthus floridulus cultivar M001 chromosome 3, ASM1932011v1, whole genome shotgun sequence containing:
- the LOC136544898 gene encoding uncharacterized protein — translated: MMNLRRRFVNLVAENCMSSVCSLHRLDVSQRLFYPSTAEAEAAKPTIYRLSLPPPTYNFQPAVVGRNVEQHLFGLANPRISESRILWRSQEGNTFLYDADSHTAWSMPNGLRYKGYGPIVISAPVPVDDADADADADSAPGEQEDLFVMCSNSGYPSFQVLRFDHSKPKPFNPRTFTDADPSWEWNSLPPPPVSEGSSIYTHAVLDGGRVICVSASPFGGTYLFDTVGREWMRQATSDWHMPFLGAPQYVPDLKLWLGVSWSGDEDDSDRHHLCASSDLGGAVDAATRGEYRPSVTVTHHWKEGLETPVGWNTASAELLDLGEGRFCIAKIIYEVVKDDYPEYQNSVGKTAALLTGVEMVRGAGDGCSSNPSSSSSSEEGFRMVVHKSLRYIFRRESINWVL